The Enterococcus rotai genome includes a window with the following:
- the rplW gene encoding 50S ribosomal protein L23, whose amino-acid sequence MNLLDVIKRPVITEKSMLAMDEKKYTFEVDTRANKTLVKQAVVAAFDVKVKNVNIINVRPKFKRMGKHAGYTKKRRKAVVTLTDDSKEIQIFDAAE is encoded by the coding sequence ATGAACTTACTAGACGTAATCAAACGCCCAGTGATCACTGAAAAATCCATGCTTGCTATGGACGAAAAGAAATACACTTTCGAAGTGGACACTCGCGCAAACAAAACTTTAGTAAAACAAGCTGTTGTAGCAGCATTTGATGTTAAAGTTAAAAACGTAAACATCATTAACGTGCGCCCTAAATTTAAACGTATGGGCAAACACGCTGGTTACACAAAAAAACGTCGCAAAGCTGTTGTGACTTTAACAGATGATTCAAAAGAAATTCAAATTTTCGATGCTGCTGAATAA
- the iolG gene encoding inositol 2-dehydrogenase — protein MENIKVGIVGLGRLGKVHAKNLAENVQGCQLVAACSFVQEELDYAVTELGVQETYKNYEEMVKSPTIDAVFIVSPSGFHCEQIQLAMEHGKHVFSEKPIGLDLAEIQETERVIQSRPDQIFMLGFMRRYDDSYRYAKRLVDAGELGELTLIRCYSIDPSSGMESFVKFAGASDSGGIFMDMSIHDIDLVRWFTKKEVSKVWAIGKNAAYPELDKVGELETGAAMVQLENQAMAILVAGRNCHHGYHVETELIGTKGMLRVAAAPEKNLVTIMDETGVVRACSQDFPERFREAFVNEAKEFIACIKEKRQPQVSAYDGLQSTKVALACRKSFETNELIEIDNG, from the coding sequence ATGGAAAACATCAAAGTTGGAATTGTCGGTTTAGGCCGCTTAGGGAAAGTTCACGCTAAAAACTTAGCTGAGAATGTTCAGGGATGCCAATTAGTTGCTGCTTGCAGCTTTGTTCAAGAGGAATTAGATTATGCTGTCACAGAATTAGGTGTACAAGAAACATACAAAAACTACGAGGAAATGGTAAAAAGTCCAACGATCGATGCAGTTTTTATTGTTTCTCCGTCTGGTTTTCATTGTGAGCAAATTCAATTGGCAATGGAACATGGTAAACATGTCTTCAGTGAAAAACCGATTGGCTTGGATTTGGCTGAAATACAGGAAACTGAGCGAGTGATCCAAAGTCGGCCAGATCAGATTTTTATGCTAGGATTTATGCGCCGTTATGATGATTCATATCGCTATGCTAAACGGTTAGTAGATGCAGGTGAATTGGGGGAGCTGACTCTGATACGGTGTTATAGCATTGATCCTAGTTCAGGCATGGAAAGTTTTGTGAAGTTTGCTGGTGCTAGCGATAGTGGCGGGATTTTCATGGATATGTCGATTCATGATATTGATTTAGTCCGCTGGTTTACAAAAAAAGAAGTAAGTAAAGTTTGGGCGATAGGCAAAAATGCGGCTTATCCTGAATTAGATAAAGTAGGGGAATTGGAAACAGGAGCAGCGATGGTGCAGTTGGAAAATCAAGCGATGGCGATCTTGGTCGCGGGTCGAAATTGTCATCACGGATATCATGTAGAAACAGAGCTGATCGGAACCAAAGGGATGCTCAGAGTAGCGGCAGCACCAGAGAAAAATTTAGTCACGATAATGGATGAAACAGGCGTTGTACGAGCTTGTTCACAAGATTTTCCAGAAAGATTTCGTGAAGCATTCGTCAATGAAGCGAAAGAGTTTATTGCTTGCATAAAAGAGAAACGTCAGCCACAAGTTTCAGCTTATGATGGATTGCAGTCGACAAAAGTAGCATTAGCGTGTAGAAAATCGTTTGAAACAAATGAATTGATTGAAATTGACAATGGATAA
- a CDS encoding Gfo/Idh/MocA family protein — protein sequence MDLKVGVIGTGAIGIEHIKRINEKVQGAYVTAVSDINVEQAKSLANQISAVFFETGEELIASTQVDIIVVTSWDPTHEKYVLEAIKHGKYVFCEKPLATDSAGCKRIVDAEIKAGKKLVQVGFMRRYDRGYIELKEAIETKEFGEPLMLHCAHRNPTADENYLTPMAIINTGIHEIDALRWLLQEDYASAQMILPKQTSFTHEKLHDPQMLILETTSGIHIDLEIFVNCQFGYDIKCDVVCETGEIGLEDPAYTHVKAKGKNYTKIAPDWQTRFVEAYDYEFELWIRSIQTGNLTGPTAWDGYAAAVTMDACGKARDTGERTLIQLPECPALYK from the coding sequence ATGGATTTAAAAGTTGGCGTCATTGGAACAGGTGCAATCGGAATCGAACATATCAAACGAATCAATGAAAAAGTACAAGGGGCTTATGTTACTGCAGTTTCTGATATCAATGTGGAACAAGCAAAAAGTTTAGCGAATCAGATCAGCGCTGTTTTTTTTGAAACAGGAGAAGAACTGATTGCTTCAACCCAAGTGGATATTATTGTAGTCACGTCTTGGGATCCAACCCATGAAAAATATGTATTAGAAGCAATCAAACATGGAAAATACGTTTTCTGCGAAAAACCTTTAGCCACAGATAGCGCAGGTTGCAAACGAATCGTTGATGCTGAAATTAAAGCTGGAAAAAAATTAGTCCAAGTCGGTTTTATGAGAAGATACGATCGTGGCTATATCGAGTTGAAAGAAGCAATCGAAACTAAGGAATTTGGGGAACCTTTGATGCTTCATTGTGCGCATAGAAATCCGACTGCAGATGAAAACTACCTAACGCCAATGGCAATCATTAATACAGGAATCCATGAAATCGATGCTCTGCGTTGGTTGCTTCAAGAAGATTACGCTTCAGCTCAGATGATTTTGCCTAAGCAAACAAGTTTTACACATGAAAAACTACATGATCCGCAAATGCTGATTTTAGAAACAACTTCTGGAATTCATATTGATTTAGAGATTTTCGTTAATTGTCAGTTTGGCTATGATATCAAATGTGATGTTGTCTGTGAAACGGGGGAGATTGGGTTAGAAGATCCAGCATACACTCATGTGAAGGCGAAAGGTAAAAACTATACTAAAATCGCACCAGATTGGCAAACTCGTTTTGTTGAAGCATATGACTATGAGTTTGAGTTGTGGATCCGTTCAATTCAAACTGGCAATCTAACAGGACCGACTGCTTGGGATGGTTATGCTGCAGCGGTTACGATGGATGCCTGTGGTAAAGCTAGAGATACTGGCGAGCGAACATTGATTCAATTACCAGAATGTCCAGCATTATATAAATGA
- the rplD gene encoding 50S ribosomal protein L4, with the protein MPNVALFKQDGTQNGEITLNEEIFGIEPNETVVYDAIIMQRASLRQGTHSVKHRGEVRGGGRKPWRQKGTGRARQGSIRSPQWRGGGVVFGPTPRSYSYKLPKKVRRLAMKSVLSEKVAENNLVAVEALGFDAPKTKEFKQVLTNLSIDAKVLVVLETGNDFAALSARNLPNVSVVTSDNVSVLDIVSNTKVLATQTALTQIEEVLA; encoded by the coding sequence ATGCCGAATGTAGCATTATTTAAACAAGATGGAACTCAAAATGGTGAAATCACTTTAAACGAAGAGATTTTCGGAATCGAACCAAATGAAACTGTTGTCTACGATGCAATCATCATGCAACGTGCTTCATTAAGACAAGGTACACACTCAGTAAAACACCGCGGAGAAGTTCGTGGCGGCGGCCGTAAACCATGGCGTCAAAAAGGAACTGGTCGTGCTCGTCAAGGTTCAATTCGTTCACCACAATGGCGTGGAGGTGGCGTAGTCTTCGGACCAACACCGCGTTCTTACAGCTACAAACTTCCTAAAAAAGTTCGTCGTTTAGCAATGAAATCTGTATTGTCAGAAAAAGTTGCTGAAAACAACTTGGTAGCAGTTGAAGCGTTAGGCTTTGATGCACCAAAAACAAAAGAATTCAAACAAGTTTTAACAAACTTATCTATTGATGCGAAAGTATTAGTTGTTTTAGAAACAGGAAATGATTTTGCAGCATTGTCTGCACGTAATCTACCAAACGTTTCTGTAGTAACTTCTGATAACGTAAGTGTTTTAGATATCGTTTCTAATACTAAAGTATTGGCAACACAAACTGCTCTTACTCAAATTGAGGAGGTGCTTGCATAA
- the rplB gene encoding 50S ribosomal protein L2 codes for MAIKKYKPTTNGRRNMTASDFAEITTSTPEKSLLAPLKNHAGRNNNGRITVRHQGGGHKRQYRMIDFKRNKDNVVAVVKTIEYDPNRSANIALVHYEDGIKAYILAPKGLEVGMRLVSGTEADIKVGNALPLENIPVGTVVHNIEMKPGKGGQLIRSAGTSAQVLGKEGKYVLIRLNSGEVRMILATCRATIGAVGNEQHELINIGKAGRSRWMRKRPTVRGSVMNPNDHPHGGGEGKQPIGRKAPVSPWGQPAIGLKTRNKKAKSDKLIVRRRTK; via the coding sequence GTGGCGATTAAAAAGTATAAACCTACCACAAATGGCCGTCGTAATATGACAGCATCTGATTTTGCTGAAATCACGACATCAACACCTGAAAAATCGTTGTTGGCGCCATTAAAAAACCATGCCGGTCGTAACAACAACGGTCGTATTACAGTTCGTCATCAAGGTGGCGGTCACAAACGTCAATACCGTATGATCGACTTCAAACGTAATAAAGATAACGTTGTAGCGGTTGTCAAAACTATCGAGTATGATCCAAACCGTTCTGCTAACATCGCGTTAGTACATTACGAAGATGGAATCAAAGCATACATTCTAGCACCAAAAGGATTGGAAGTAGGCATGCGCCTTGTTTCCGGTACTGAAGCAGATATTAAAGTAGGGAACGCATTACCATTGGAAAATATTCCAGTAGGTACTGTTGTCCACAATATTGAAATGAAACCTGGTAAAGGCGGTCAATTGATCCGTTCTGCTGGAACAAGTGCACAAGTACTTGGTAAAGAAGGCAAATACGTATTAATCCGTTTGAACTCTGGTGAAGTTCGTATGATCTTAGCAACTTGCCGTGCAACAATCGGTGCTGTTGGTAACGAACAACACGAATTAATCAACATTGGTAAAGCTGGCCGCTCTCGTTGGATGCGTAAACGCCCAACAGTTCGTGGTAGCGTAATGAACCCGAACGATCACCCACACGGTGGTGGTGAAGGGAAACAACCGATCGGACGTAAAGCTCCAGTATCACCTTGGGGTCAACCAGCAATCGGCTTGAAAACTCGTAATAAAAAAGCTAAATCAGACAAACTTATTGTTCGTCGTCGTACTAAATAA
- the rplV gene encoding 50S ribosomal protein L22 has product MSEQITSAKATAKTVRTSPRKARLVIDLIRGKSVADAISILKFMPNKSAGIIEKVLMSAVANAENNFDLDVENLVVSEAFVNEGPTMKRFRPRAKGSASPINKRTSHLTVVVSEK; this is encoded by the coding sequence ATGTCAGAACAAATTACATCAGCTAAGGCAACTGCAAAAACAGTTCGCACTTCACCTCGTAAAGCCCGTTTAGTAATCGATCTTATCAGAGGTAAAAGCGTTGCGGATGCAATTTCTATCTTGAAATTCATGCCAAACAAATCTGCTGGAATCATTGAAAAAGTTTTAATGTCAGCAGTTGCTAACGCAGAAAATAACTTTGACTTAGACGTTGAAAACTTAGTAGTATCTGAAGCATTTGTCAACGAAGGACCAACAATGAAACGCTTCCGTCCACGTGCAAAAGGTTCAGCATCACCAATTAACAAACGTACAAGTCATCTTACAGTAGTCGTATCAGAAAAATAA
- the rplP gene encoding 50S ribosomal protein L16, with amino-acid sequence MLVPKRVKHRREFRGKMRGEAKGGKEVAFGEWGLQATESHWITNRQIEAARIAMTRYMKRGGKVWIKIFPHKSYTSKAIGVRMGKGKGAPEGWVSPVKRGKIMFEIAGVPEEVAREALRLASHKLPVKTKIVKREEMGGESNEG; translated from the coding sequence ATGTTAGTACCTAAACGTGTAAAACACCGTCGTGAATTTAGAGGTAAAATGCGTGGTGAAGCCAAAGGCGGAAAAGAAGTAGCATTTGGTGAATGGGGTTTACAAGCAACTGAATCTCACTGGATTACTAACCGTCAAATCGAAGCTGCCCGTATTGCTATGACTCGTTATATGAAACGTGGCGGGAAAGTATGGATTAAAATTTTCCCTCACAAATCATACACAAGTAAAGCAATTGGTGTTCGTATGGGTAAAGGTAAAGGGGCTCCTGAAGGCTGGGTTTCACCAGTTAAACGTGGCAAGATCATGTTTGAAATCGCAGGCGTACCTGAAGAAGTAGCTCGTGAAGCACTTCGCCTTGCATCCCACAAATTACCGGTGAAAACCAAAATTGTAAAACGTGAGGAAATGGGTGGTGAATCGAATGAAGGTTAA
- the rpsS gene encoding 30S ribosomal protein S19, translating into MGRSLKKGPFADEHLMKKVEAQQGAEKKKVIKTWSRRSTIFPTFVGFTIAVYDGRKHVPVYIQEDMVGHKLGEFAPTRTYRGHGADDKKTRR; encoded by the coding sequence ATGGGTCGTAGTTTGAAAAAAGGACCTTTCGCTGATGAGCATTTAATGAAAAAAGTAGAAGCTCAACAAGGTGCCGAAAAGAAGAAAGTAATTAAAACTTGGTCTCGCCGTTCTACAATTTTTCCAACATTCGTTGGATTTACAATTGCCGTATATGATGGACGTAAACACGTTCCTGTATACATCCAAGAAGACATGGTAGGACATAAATTAGGTGAATTTGCACCAACTAGAACTTATCGTGGCCACGGAGCCGACGATAAGAAAACTAGACGTTAA
- the iolE gene encoding myo-inosose-2 dehydratase, with translation MNDSKIRLGIAPIAWTNDDMPELGKENTFEQCISEMALSGFVGTEIGNKYPKDPEILRPYLDIRGLSVASAWFSAFLTTKPYEETEQAFIEHMNFLHAMGAKVIVVSEQGHSIQGQMELAIFKEKPVFSESDWQVLATGLERLGELANAKGMAIVYHHHMGTGVQTTEEINRLMELTDPKKVSLLFDTGHLVFSGEDPIEIYQKYQDRIKHIHFKDIRKDVAGQVSTTDQSFLNAVKAGVFTVPGDGMIDFAPIWEAIKTSGYAGWIVVEAEQDPAKANPFEYAVKARNYIRKITSI, from the coding sequence ATGAATGATTCAAAAATTCGTTTAGGGATTGCACCGATTGCCTGGACAAATGATGATATGCCGGAGTTAGGTAAAGAAAATACATTTGAGCAGTGCATTAGCGAAATGGCTTTATCAGGATTTGTGGGGACCGAGATTGGAAATAAGTATCCCAAAGATCCAGAGATATTACGGCCTTATCTTGATATTCGAGGATTGTCGGTAGCAAGCGCCTGGTTTAGTGCCTTTTTAACAACGAAGCCTTATGAGGAGACAGAACAAGCTTTTATTGAACATATGAATTTTTTGCACGCTATGGGGGCTAAAGTGATCGTTGTTTCGGAACAAGGTCATAGTATTCAAGGGCAGATGGAGCTGGCTATTTTTAAAGAAAAGCCTGTATTTTCAGAATCGGATTGGCAAGTATTGGCAACGGGTTTGGAGCGTTTAGGCGAGTTAGCAAATGCTAAGGGGATGGCTATTGTTTATCATCATCATATGGGAACCGGTGTGCAGACGACCGAAGAAATCAATCGTTTGATGGAACTGACTGATCCTAAGAAAGTTTCTTTATTGTTTGATACTGGACACTTAGTTTTCTCAGGTGAAGATCCAATTGAAATTTATCAAAAATATCAAGACCGTATCAAGCACATCCATTTTAAAGATATTCGAAAGGATGTAGCAGGACAAGTAAGCACTACAGATCAAAGTTTTTTAAATGCAGTTAAAGCAGGTGTGTTTACTGTTCCAGGAGACGGAATGATCGATTTTGCACCTATTTGGGAAGCAATCAAGACTAGTGGGTATGCAGGCTGGATCGTGGTTGAAGCAGAACAAGATCCAGCGAAGGCGAATCCTTTTGAATATGCCGTGAAAGCGAGAAATTATATTCGTAAAATCACGAGTATTTAA
- the rpsJ gene encoding 30S ribosomal protein S10, with product MAKQKIRIRLKAYEHRILDQSADKIVETAKRTGADVSGPIPLPTERSLYTVIRATHKYKDSREQFEMRTHKRLIDIVNPTPKTVDALMKLDLPSGVNIEIKL from the coding sequence ATGGCAAAACAAAAAATTCGTATCCGTTTAAAAGCGTATGAACACCGTATTTTAGATCAATCAGCGGATAAAATTGTGGAAACAGCAAAAAGAACTGGAGCTGACGTGTCAGGACCAATTCCATTACCAACAGAACGCTCGCTTTACACAGTTATTCGTGCGACTCATAAATACAAAGATTCACGCGAACAATTCGAAATGCGTACGCACAAACGTCTAATCGACATTGTGAACCCAACACCAAAAACAGTTGATGCTTTAATGAAGCTTGACTTACCATCTGGTGTGAATATTGAAATCAAACTATAA
- the rpsQ gene encoding 30S ribosomal protein S17: protein MTEERNQRKVYQGRVVSDKMDKTITVVVETKKNHPIYGKRMKYSKKYKAHDENNTAKVGDIVRIMETRPLSATKRFRLLEVVEEAVVI from the coding sequence ATGACTGAAGAAAGAAATCAACGCAAAGTTTACCAAGGTCGTGTTGTTTCAGATAAGATGGATAAAACTATCACTGTTGTCGTAGAAACAAAGAAAAACCATCCTATTTACGGTAAACGTATGAAATATTCTAAGAAATACAAAGCTCATGATGAAAACAACACTGCAAAAGTTGGAGACATCGTAAGAATCATGGAAACTCGTCCATTATCAGCTACAAAACGTTTCCGTTTACTAGAGGTAGTCGAAGAAGCAGTTGTCATCTAA
- the rplN gene encoding 50S ribosomal protein L14 — translation MIQQESRLKVADNSGAREILTIKVLGGSGRKTANIGDVIVATVKQATPGGVVKKGEVVKAVIVRTKSGARRTDGSYIKFDENAAVIIRDDKSPRGTRIFGPVARELRENNFMKIVSLAPEVL, via the coding sequence GTGATCCAACAAGAAAGCCGATTAAAAGTCGCAGATAACTCAGGTGCTCGTGAAATCTTAACGATTAAAGTACTAGGTGGTTCTGGACGTAAAACTGCTAACATTGGTGACGTGATTGTTGCTACGGTTAAACAAGCAACGCCAGGTGGGGTTGTCAAAAAAGGTGAAGTCGTAAAAGCCGTTATCGTTCGTACTAAATCAGGAGCTCGTCGTACAGACGGTTCATACATTAAATTTGATGAAAATGCTGCTGTAATTATTCGTGATGATAAGAGCCCGCGTGGAACTCGTATCTTCGGTCCTGTTGCACGTGAATTACGTGAAAACAACTTCATGAAGATCGTTTCTCTAGCACCAGAAGTATTATAA
- the rpsC gene encoding 30S ribosomal protein S3 — MGQKVHPIGMRVGIIRDWDAKWYAEKEYAEFLHEDLRIRKFIATKLADAAVSTIEIERAANRVNISIHTAKPGMVIGKGGSEVENLRKSLNSLTGKRVHINIIEIKKPDLDAKLVGEGIARQLENRVAFRRAQKQAIQRTMRSGAKGIKTQVSGRLNGADIARSEGYSEGTVPLHTLRADIDYAWEEADTTYGKLGVKVWIYRGEILPTKKNTEKGGK; from the coding sequence GTGGGTCAAAAAGTACATCCAATTGGAATGCGTGTAGGCATCATCCGCGACTGGGATGCAAAATGGTATGCTGAAAAAGAGTATGCTGAGTTCTTACACGAAGATTTAAGAATCCGTAAATTTATCGCGACAAAACTTGCTGATGCCGCTGTGTCTACAATTGAGATCGAGCGCGCTGCAAATCGTGTGAACATTTCAATCCACACAGCTAAACCAGGTATGGTTATCGGTAAAGGCGGATCTGAAGTCGAAAACCTAAGAAAATCATTAAATTCACTAACTGGCAAAAGAGTTCATATCAACATCATTGAAATCAAAAAACCAGATTTAGATGCAAAATTAGTAGGCGAAGGAATTGCACGTCAATTAGAAAACCGTGTTGCTTTCCGTCGTGCTCAAAAACAAGCGATCCAACGCACTATGCGTTCAGGCGCTAAAGGAATCAAAACACAAGTATCAGGTCGTTTAAACGGTGCTGATATCGCTCGTTCAGAAGGTTACTCTGAAGGTACAGTTCCACTTCACACTTTGCGTGCTGATATTGATTACGCATGGGAAGAAGCAGACACAACTTACGGAAAATTAGGAGTTAAAGTGTGGATTTACCGTGGAGAAATTCTTCCAACGAAAAAAAACACTGAGAAAGGAGGGAAATAA
- the rplC gene encoding 50S ribosomal protein L3, giving the protein MTKGILGKKVGMTQIFTESGELIPVTVVEATPNVVLQVKTVETDGYEAIQIGYQDKREVLANKPAKGHVAKANTAPKRFIKEFKNVELGEYEVGKEIKVDVFQAGDIIDVTGTSKGKGFQGVIKRHGQSRGPMSHGSRYHRRPGSMGPVAPNRVFKNKKLAGRMGGNRVTIQNLEIVKVDAERNVIMIKGNIPGAKKSLITIKSAVKAK; this is encoded by the coding sequence ATGACCAAAGGAATCTTAGGAAAAAAAGTGGGAATGACACAAATCTTTACTGAGTCTGGTGAATTAATTCCAGTAACAGTAGTTGAAGCTACGCCAAACGTAGTTTTACAAGTAAAAACTGTTGAGACTGACGGATACGAAGCTATCCAAATCGGTTACCAAGACAAACGTGAAGTATTAGCGAACAAACCTGCGAAAGGTCATGTTGCAAAAGCAAACACGGCTCCTAAGCGCTTCATTAAGGAATTCAAAAATGTTGAGCTAGGAGAATATGAAGTAGGTAAAGAAATTAAGGTAGATGTTTTCCAAGCAGGAGACATTATTGATGTTACAGGAACTTCGAAAGGTAAAGGATTCCAAGGCGTTATCAAACGCCACGGACAAAGCCGCGGACCAATGAGTCACGGATCTCGTTACCACCGTCGTCCTGGGTCAATGGGTCCAGTTGCACCTAACCGTGTATTTAAAAATAAAAAACTTGCCGGCCGTATGGGTGGTAACCGCGTAACAATTCAAAATCTTGAAATTGTTAAAGTGGACGCTGAAAGAAATGTAATCATGATCAAAGGAAACATTCCTGGAGCGAAAAAATCATTAATCACAATCAAATCAGCTGTGAAAGCTAAATAA
- a CDS encoding solute:sodium symporter family transporter, translating into MNLFSLISFVVIVACVWIFAYSRAKGVDTSGSEGFFMGGRSLTALPIAGSIIMTNLSTEQIVGQNGQSYHAGMEVMAWEVTAAIAIVALAVVFLPKYFKYGINTVSDFIEIRYDTVTKRIISILFIVTYMISFLPVVLYSGSLVFNKIFHIDELLGVRPIVAIILVALIIGVIGILYLLIGGLSLSANSDTVYGVGLLICGLLIPILGVMKLGEGNFIGGIDYIVDHTPWLLNSVGAIDSAIVPWPTLITGMLFNNLYFWCTNQMIVQKALSGKNLAEAQKGTFIVGLFKVFGALFLVFPGIVARNIFGDALMNNPDNAYPYLVTEVLPQALFGVFAAVIFGAILSSFAGALNATATLFSLDFYKPVLNKQADDKQIARAGKIVTIVVGVISVIVAPFISFAPAGLYQFVQEFNGLYNMPLLVIILFAFYSKKATAIAAKSTIAIHIVLYALSKVFLKDIHFLYVLSLLFFLDVLIMLLISKWKPDGNFVLESFDTKVDIKPWRYTKVVSVVLVVIVILTYVAFSPIGLASLQ; encoded by the coding sequence ATGAATCTATTTTCACTTATTAGTTTTGTCGTAATCGTAGCGTGTGTCTGGATTTTTGCGTACAGTCGTGCTAAAGGTGTGGATACTTCTGGCTCAGAAGGATTTTTTATGGGTGGGAGAAGCCTGACTGCTTTGCCGATCGCAGGTTCCATCATCATGACCAACTTATCAACAGAACAAATCGTTGGTCAAAATGGACAAAGCTATCACGCGGGGATGGAAGTTATGGCGTGGGAAGTAACAGCTGCGATAGCAATCGTTGCATTGGCGGTTGTCTTTTTGCCAAAATATTTTAAGTATGGCATCAATACCGTTTCAGATTTTATTGAAATTCGCTATGATACAGTGACCAAGCGGATTATTTCGATTTTATTTATCGTAACGTACATGATTTCTTTTTTACCTGTTGTTTTATATTCAGGTTCACTCGTTTTTAATAAAATTTTCCATATAGATGAACTGCTAGGTGTTCGACCGATCGTCGCAATTATTTTGGTTGCTTTGATCATTGGTGTGATCGGTATTCTTTATTTATTGATCGGCGGCCTATCATTGAGCGCCAATAGCGATACAGTCTATGGTGTTGGGTTGCTGATTTGCGGTCTGCTGATTCCAATCTTAGGTGTGATGAAATTGGGCGAGGGCAACTTTATTGGTGGAATTGATTATATTGTCGACCATACGCCATGGCTTTTGAATTCTGTTGGCGCGATCGATTCAGCGATTGTGCCGTGGCCAACGCTGATCACAGGAATGTTGTTTAACAATTTATATTTTTGGTGTACCAATCAAATGATCGTACAAAAAGCGTTGTCAGGGAAAAATCTAGCAGAAGCGCAAAAAGGGACATTTATCGTAGGTCTTTTCAAAGTGTTTGGGGCATTGTTCTTAGTCTTTCCAGGAATCGTTGCACGCAATATCTTTGGAGATGCATTGATGAATAATCCTGATAATGCCTATCCATATCTTGTGACGGAAGTGTTGCCGCAAGCCTTGTTTGGTGTATTTGCCGCTGTGATTTTTGGGGCGATCTTGTCATCCTTTGCTGGAGCCCTAAATGCGACAGCAACTCTGTTTTCGTTAGATTTCTACAAACCTGTACTTAATAAGCAAGCAGATGATAAGCAAATAGCTCGAGCTGGGAAAATTGTTACTATAGTAGTAGGGGTGATCTCTGTGATTGTAGCACCATTCATTTCCTTCGCTCCGGCGGGACTGTATCAATTTGTGCAAGAATTCAATGGATTATATAATATGCCGTTGCTAGTGATTATATTGTTTGCCTTTTATTCCAAAAAAGCTACTGCTATTGCAGCGAAATCGACAATTGCTATCCATATTGTTTTGTATGCGTTATCAAAAGTCTTTTTGAAAGACATCCATTTCTTGTATGTGCTAAGTCTGCTATTTTTCTTAGATGTTTTAATCATGCTACTTATTTCTAAGTGGAAGCCAGATGGGAATTTTGTGTTGGAGTCATTTGATACGAAAGTAGATATTAAACCTTGGCGTTATACCAAAGTTGTTTCTGTTGTATTGGTTGTCATCGTCATTTTGACGTATGTTGCATTTTCTCCGATAGGTTTAGCGAGTTTGCAATAA
- a CDS encoding PTS sugar transporter subunit IIB, which translates to MEKNILIICEAGISASLLVSKILESLREKELEYAIDYAPISRVQEKLTFKNYDVLLLTPQVARYEDKIQTIVDQEKCTSKIIFIKPEDFQYMNVERMISQL; encoded by the coding sequence ATGGAAAAAAACATTTTGATTATCTGTGAGGCTGGAATCAGTGCTTCATTATTGGTTTCAAAAATTCTTGAATCGCTTAGAGAAAAAGAGTTAGAGTACGCAATCGATTATGCACCTATCAGTCGTGTTCAGGAGAAACTAACATTTAAAAATTACGATGTATTGCTTTTAACCCCTCAAGTTGCACGGTATGAGGATAAAATACAAACAATCGTTGATCAGGAAAAATGTACATCTAAAATCATCTTTATAAAACCGGAAGATTTTCAGTATATGAATGTGGAGCGAATGATTAGTCAACTGTAA
- the rpmC gene encoding 50S ribosomal protein L29 encodes MKVKEIRELTTAEMLEKEKQFKEELFNLRFQLATGQLENTARIQEVRQSIARIKTVLREQAN; translated from the coding sequence ATGAAGGTTAAAGAAATCAGAGAATTAACCACTGCCGAAATGCTTGAAAAAGAAAAGCAATTCAAAGAAGAATTATTTAATCTTAGATTCCAACTAGCAACAGGTCAATTAGAAAACACTGCACGTATTCAAGAAGTACGTCAATCGATTGCACGCATCAAAACAGTATTGCGTGAACAAGCTAACTAA